The Phycisphaerales bacterium AB-hyl4 DNA window CGTCCGAGGCAGACGAAAAACTGCGAGCCGGCGGAGTCGGGGTCGGCAGTGCGTGCCATCGAGAGCACGCCCTTTTCATGTTTGCGATCGTTGAACTCGGCGTTGACGGTCCAGCCGGGGCCGCCCGTGCCGTCGCCGCGCGGGCAGCCGCCCTGGATGACGAAGCCGGGGATGATGCGGTGGAAGGTCAGGTCGTCGTAGAAGCCGTCGTCGACGAGCTTGAGGAAGTTGTCGGCGTGGCCGGGGGCGACGTCGTTCCACAGTTCGAGCAACAGTGTGCCTTCGGACGTTTCCAGTTTGACGCGAGGGTAGTCGGGCATGTGAAATCCAGGGTCAGGAGTCAGGGAATCGTAGTCAGTTGGTGTTGTGCACGGCGACGTGCAGCTTGCGTGTGCGCGGGCCGTCAAATTCGCAGAACCAGATGCCTTGCCACGTGCCGAGCACGAGTTCGCCGTCGCGGACGAGGACGGTGACGCTTGAGCCCATCATGGAGGCTTTGACATGCGAGGCGGAGTTGCCTTCGCCGTGCCGGTAGAACGGTTGGGACCAGGGCACCATTTTATCGAGTTGAGCGAGCATGTCGTGGACGACGTCGGGGTCGGCGTTTTCGTTGATGGTGATGCCGGCGGTGGTGTGGGGCACGTAGGCGAGGGCCTGGCCGTCACGGACGCCGGCGTCGCGGACGGCCTCGCGGACGTGGTCGGTAACGTCGAGCATTTCGTCGCGTTGATGCGTTTTGACCGAATAGCTGCGCATGGCCGACATGATACGCGCTTGCGGCGGGGCTTGCAGGCGTCGGGACGTCACTTCTTATCGGCCGCGGCAGAGGGGCGGGAATTTATGCCGAAAATGCCGTCTGGGGTATTCAGTCGGGTCACGCCGTTGCCGATAGATGGGTGGATCGAGCGTTTCCTGCGTTCTTTGTGTTCCTTGAGGGAGGTACAACCATGTCGACGCCCCGTATCAGTGTGATCATTCCGTGTCGTGATGAGGTGGTTGGGCTTGAGCGAACGCTTTGCAGCGTGATCGATCAGGGCTATGAAAATATTGAATTGCTCGTCGCGGACGGCGGATCGGTCGACGGCAGCGTCGAGCTGATCGCGGAGTATGCGGAGCATATCGCGTGGTGGCATAGCGGGCCCGACACCGGCCCGGCCGACGGGGTGAACCTGGCGATGCGACACGCGACGGGCGAGATCGTCGGCATCCTCCACGCGGGCGACCTTTATCTGCCCGGCGCGCTGGAAGCCGTGATCGAACGCATGGTCGGCGAATCGCGCAGCGACTGGGTGGTGGGCCACGGTGTCCGTACCGATGGACAAGATGGCGAGCAGGGGCGATACGATGCGGTCGCGCCGGCGTCGCCGGTGTCGTTTCTCATGCATGACACGGGGCAGTTGCCGACGTCGGCAGTGTTCTATCGAAAGAGCCTGCTTGAGCGGCATGGCCCGTTCGACGTGCGGTTCCGCTTTGCCTGGAGCTATGAGATGCATGCCCGGCTGATCATCGCCAACCGTCGGCCGACGGTGGTGGGGCGATTGCTGGTGGCGCATCGCGAAGACGATCGCGACAACGACTCTATCAATCGCACACTGCGCCAGGGCATCGAGTACATCGAAGTGGCCGAGCGCTTTGGTGAGCATCTGCCAATCAAGCAGCAGTATGCCCTCTGGCGAAACACGGACGAACGTCGACGCATCTACGCGCTGGCGGAAGCGGAAATGAAATCGGGGCTGGCGAGGCGGCAATTGTGGCAGCGGCTGCTGCGTCGGCCGTGGTGGCTGGCGAGCCCGAGCTACCGCCGTATGTTGCTGCATGGCACGGACAGCCGCGATGACAAAGGCCACGATCACGACCAGACACGCCACGCGGCGTAATGCCATGAGGCTATTGAATCATTGAGTGCTCGGGTGGTTTGGTGAAGTGAAACGGGACGAGAAAGCACCTACTTTGTATAAAATCTCCGCCGCCCGTTGAAGAGCTTCGCCAAACCACCAGATCGCTCAAAATGTAAAGGTCACCTTCCCCAGCCGCGGGTGGGGCCGTCGCCGGGCAGGCCGGCGTTTTGCGGTGCACCGGCGAGGCGGGCGGTTGTGCCCATCGCGCGGAGTTGATCAAGCTGACGGGCGCCGATGCGGACGCTCATGGTGACGTCGTCGCCTTCATATCGGCGGTTAATCACACTTGCCCGATTTTCGAGAAAGTTGATCGCCTTGCCGTCGCCGGTGTGCATGGTGATGTCGAGTTGATCGAGCTGGCCGCGCACGGCTTCGCGTACGCGTTCGACGAGCTGGTCGAGGCCTCGGCCGGTCTTTGCGCTGATGGCGATGCTGTCATGGTGCTCGCTTTGAAACGCGTCGATGTCGGAGGCGTGTTCGATCGCGTCAATCTTGTTGAGTACGAGCAGACGCGGCTGCGCGTCAGCGCCGATTTCATCGAGCACTTCCATCACTGTCTCAAGTTGCTGCTTTGCGCGTGGGTGAGCCACGTCGAGCACGACCAGCAGCAGGTCGCTGTGCACAGCTTCTTCGAGGGTCGCGCGGAAACTGGCGACGAGGTGGTGGGGCAGGTCGCGGACGAAGCCGACCGTGTCCGAGAGCATGGCCGTGTCGCCGCCGCCGAGGTTCCACTTCCGCGTGCGTGTCGAGAGCGTGGCGAACAGCTTGTCGTCGGCGTAGGCTTCGCCTTCGGTCAGCGTGTTGAAGAGTGTGCTCTTGCCGGCGTTGGTATAGCCGACGAGGCCGACGGTGAAGTAGTCGAGGTTTCGCGCGGCGACTTCGCGTTCCTTACGGCCCTGGATCTGCGTGATTTCTTTTTTGAGTTCGCTCTTTTTTCGCTGCACGATGCGGCGGTCGATTTCGAGTTGCTGCTCGCCGGGGCCGCGCGTGCCGATGCCCGCCGGCGCACCGCCGACGATGCGTTCGAGGTGGGTCCACATCGCGCGGAGGCGCGGGTAGGTGTACTCAAGTTGAGCGAGCTCGACCTGAAGCTTGGCTTCGTGCGTGCGGGCGCGGGCGGCGAAGATGTCGAGGATCAGCTCGCTGCGGTCGAGCACTTTGCGTTCGACGATCTTCTCGATGTTGCCGATCTGCGAAGGCGAGAGGTCGTTGTCGAAGATGATGACGTCGGCCTTGAGTGCGCTGGCCATGTCGCGCAACGCTTCGACCTTGCCCTTGCCGACGAAGGTGCTGGCGTTGGGCTTTTGACGCTTTTGCATCAGCTCATCGACGACGACCGCGCCGGCGGTGTCGGCCAGGGATCGCAGCTCGCCGAGCGGGTCCTGCGGATCGCGGCCGTCGTCGGGCAGCAGGCCCGCGGCGAGGATCGCGCGTTCGCGCTGGACACTGAGTTGTTCACGGTTGATCTGTGTGGGCATGGTGGAACTTCGCGTATCGTGAATCGTCTCGTCAGTGTAGCGAGGGATGCGGCCTTTCGCGGCGCTTTGGTCCGGTTTTGGGGTAGACGGGTTAAAGCAGTTCGGTTAATGTTTGGGTTATGGATGAGGCGTTTGAGTATTGCGACGGCCTGCCGAACGGCCCGGTGCGTGGGCGCGGAGCGGGGCTGAATCCGGGCAACCGGTTTGAAGACGTTCGGCTACACGTCCTCGGCGAGCACCTGGACGCGGTGCTGGTGGAGCATGATGCACAGCGGCAGGTGACGACGCGCGTGCTGCGTGACCAATCGCGCACGCTGATCAACTACGTCGACCCGGCGAAGAGCCCGGACATTGGGTTTCGATGGACAATCAATCCATACCGGGGTTGTGAGCATGGCTGCATCTATTGTTACGCGCGGCCCGGCCATGAGTATCTGGGGCTGTCGAGTGGGTTGGATTTTGAGACGACGATCTTGGCGAAGCTGGACGCGCCGGCGTTGCTGGAGCGTGAGTTGGACAAGGCGACGTGGCAGGGCGAGCCGATCGTGATGGCGGGCGTGACGGATGTGTATCAGCCGATCGAGGCGAAGCTGCGGCTGACGCGGGGGCTGCTTGAGGTGATGGCGCGGTGTCGGCAGCCGGTGAGTCTGATCACGAAGAACAAGCTGATCCTCCGCGATCTCGATCTGCTGATGGAACTGGCGAAGCATGATGCTGTGCACGCGGCGGTGAGTCTGACGACGCTGGATGCGACATTGGCGCAGCGGATGGAGCCGAGGGCGAGCCATCCGCGCGATCGGCTTGAGGCGATACGGCAACTCAGCGCGGCAGGCGTGCCGGTGACGGTGATGGCAGCGCCGATCATTCCCGGGCTGAACGATCGTGAGTTGCCCGCGCTGTTGAAGGCGGCGGCGGAGGCGGGCGCGACGTCGGCAGGGTATGTGCTGCTGCGGCTGCCGTACCAGATCAAGGCGCTGTTTCTCGATTGGCTCGCGCGGCATTACCCGCAGCGGGCGGGGAAAGTCGAGAGCTTCATTCGGCAAGCACGCGGCGGCGAGTTGTATGAGGCGACGCACGGCAAGCGCATGCGCGGTGAAGGGGCGATGGCGGAACAGATCGGCGACGTGTTCCGGCTATTCAGGCGGCGGTACGGGTTGACGGGACAGCGACACGCGCTGTCGAGCGATGCGTTTGTGCGCCCGAACCGCGATGGGCAGATGTCGCTGTTTTGACGTTTAGCGCACGCTGTCCACGACGCGGCTTTGCGCGCTCCGCGCCACCGCGTGGGCGCGGGGGCTAAGCCGTTGATGCGATCACACGTCGAGGTTCTTCACGTCCAGCGCGTGCTCTTCGATGTACTTGCGGCGGGGTTCGACTTCCTCGCCCATGAGAATGCTGAACAGCTTTTCGGCTTCGCTGGCGGCGTCCCAGGTGACGCGGAGCAGGACGCGATTTTCGGGGTTCATGGTCGTGTCCCAGAGCTGGTCGGGGTCCATTTCGCCCAAGCCCTTGAAGCGTTTGATCTCCATGCCGCGCTTGCCAGCGTCGAGCACCATCGGGACGAAGTCAGCCAGGTTGACGACCGCGTCAATGTGGGGGTTGCCTTTGAGGTCGATGGTGTGCAGTTCGAAGCGGGTGGGTTCGAGTTCGCCGGTGACGGATTCTTTGCGTCCGATGGTGTAGTCGTCGGCGGAGAGGCCGACCTCATCGAGACGGGCGAGCAGTTGTTCGAGCGGTTTGACCTCGTGCAACTCGTGGCGGACGGTGCGGCGGGCGGGGGCGGGTGTTGCATTGCCGTTGGATGATTGGCCGTTGGCCGATTCGCCTGTGACACGGTCGAGTTCGGGGTCGGCTTCGTTGAGGCCATGCTTTGCGCGGAAGGCGTCTTCGTCCTGTTCGGACCAGAAGAAGTAGTCGCCGCCGACTTCGGTAAATTCGAGGCTGTGGGGGACGGCGAGGTGGATGCGGGGGAAGCGGCGTTCGCCCTTGGGGTCGTTCTCGCGGAGGGTGAGCAGGTGCCCAAACACGACGCCGCGGCGTTCGAGGGTGTGCACGAGGTCATTGACGCGTTCGAGGGTTTTGAAGAGGGCGAGCAGTTTTTCGCCGGTGATGCGCTGCTCTTCCGTGCGATCTTCGCGGAAGGCGATCAGCGCGGCCTGGTCGAGGCCGAGCTCGGTGAGCACGTTCTTCATCGTCTTTTCGTTGAGGACGAACTCGCTCTTCTTGCCGCGGGCGATCTGGTAGAGCGGCGGCTGGGCGATGAAGATGCGGTTCTGGCGAATCAGGTCGGGCATCTGGCGGAAGAAGAATGTCAGCAGCAGCGTTCGGATGTGGCTGCCGTCGACGTCGGCGTCGGTCATGATGATGACCTTGCCATAGCGGAGCTTGTCGGGGTTGAAGTCGTCGGCACCGATGCCGCAGTTCAGCGCCTGGATGATGACGCGGATTTCCTCGAAGCCGAGGATCTTGTCGAGGCGGGCCTTTTCGACGTTGAGGATTTTACCCTTGAGCGGCAGGATGGCCTGCGTGCGGTGGTCGCGGCCGGCCTTGGCGGAGCCGCCGGCGGAGTCACCTTCGACGAGGTAGATTTCGGAGTTGGCGATGTCTTTGCTGGTGCAGTCGTAGAGTTTGCCGGGCAGTCCGCCGGCGTCGAGGGCGCCCTTGCGGCGGGTGAGCTCGCGGGCCTTGCGTGCCGCTTCGCGGGCTTGCGCGGCCATGACGCCTTTCTGGACGACGCGCTTCGCGTCGTTGGGATGCTCTTCCAGCCAGGCGGTGAGGCGTTGTCCGACGCTGGTGTTGACGAAGCCTTCGACCTCGGCGTTGCCGAGCTTGGTTTTGGTCTGGCCTTCGAATTGCGGGTCGGAGACTTTGACGGAGACGATGGCGACGAGGCCTTCGCGCAGGTCGTCGCCGGTGGGTGCGGAGTCGCCCTTGAGCAGGTTGGTGTTGCGGGCGTAGGAGTTGAGTGTGCGGGTGAGGGCGGTCTTGAAGCCGGAGAGGTGCGTGCCGCCTTCGACGGTGTTGATGTTGTTGGCGAAGGTCAGCAGCGTTTCGTTGTAGGAGTCGTTGTATTGCAGGGCGATTTCGACGACGAGGCCTTGTGCTTCGTCATCGACGCGGAAGTAGATCGGGTCCTGGTGGATGACGTTCTTGCCGTCGCTGAGGGCTTTGACGAACGCGGCGATGCCTTCGGGATAGTGGAAGGTTTCGGTTTTGTTGGTCGCTTCGTTTTCGAGGGTGATGGTCAGGCCGGGGTTGAGGTAGGCCAGTTCACGGAAACGGGTGACGAGGGTGTCGTAGCGGAAGGTGATGTCGGGGAAGACTTCGTTGTCTGGCTTGAAGGTGACTTTCGTGCCGGTTTTCGTGCGTTCGCCGATGACGTGAAGTTCTTCGGAGACTTTGCCGCGTTCGAAGCTCATGGCGTAGAGCTTGCCGGCGCGAGCGATTTCGATTTCGACGTATTCGGAGAGGGCATTGACGACGGACGCGCCGACGCCGTGCAGGCCGCCTGAGGTTTTGTAGGCGTCGTGGTCGAACTTGCCGCCGGCGTGCAGGACGGTGAAGACGATTTCGACGGTGGGTCGGCCGTTGAGGTTGGGGTTGGAATGCGAGTAGGGGCCGACGGGGATGCCGGAGCCGTCGTCGGTGATGGAGCATGAGCCGTCGGCGTTGAGCTTGACGGCGATGGCGTTACAGCGGTTGGCCATGTGCTCGTCGATGGCGTTGTCGGCGATCTCGTAGACGAGGTGATGGAGGCCGCGGGCGGTGGTGTCGCCGATGTACATGCCGGGGCGTTTGCGGACGGCGTCGAGGCCTTCGAGAACCTTGATGCTGGACTCGGAGTAGTTGTGGCCGTCGGCGTTGATGGCGGGTGCGGCTTGGGGGGTCGTATTGGTGTCTTGGGAGGGCCGGTCTTCCATGCGTGAGGCTGCCTCTGCCGCGTGATTTGCGGGGAAATTGGTTGGATGCCCGGCCGAAAAGACGCGGTCTGACCCGGCCAGGCCAAGACAGGTATTTTAGCCGAAAAAGGGGTGTTTCGCCACTCGCGAGATGGGCTGAGCAGGGGGGCACCCACGGATGGAATCCGTGGACTTCGATTGCAGGGCGCCGTGGTTGATGGGGGGATTCGTGTTAAACGGAGGCGGCACGCCAGATTCGAGCCTGGCGGGGGGGGAGGGTGAGGGTGCTGGTGGGTTTGGCGGCGGCGAGTTCCTGCCAGGGACCGGGCGGGAGCTTGAGGGTGGCGGGGGCGAGGTCGACCGCTGTGTCGGCGAAATTGGCGAGCACGAGGTAGCGGTGGTTGTCGAGGCCGCGGAGGAACACGCCGCGCAGCCGATGGCCGTCGGCGTCGTGCTGGATGGTGCGGTCGATGTGGCGGTCGGCGAAGAGGCGGGTGGCGGCGGCGTCGACGCTGGCGAGGGCGGCCCAGCCGACGTCGAGCATGACGCTGTCAGGGCTGAAGGACTGGGTGGCGGTCTGGCAGTGCCAGTTGAACTGCTCGACGTGCAGCGAGCGGAGGTAGGGGAGGCTGCCGGCTTGCGGTTGAGCGAATCGGCGGAGGGTGAGGCTGTTTGCGCCGTAGAGGCCGACGACGCCGAGGCGATCGTCGATGTTGGCCCATCGGCTGTTGAGCGATTCTTCGGCGTCGCGTTTCGGCGGGCTTTGGAGCGTGCTCTGGCCGACGGCGGTGGTGAGGCGACGTTGGCGGTCGTTGTATAGGTCGTTGATCAGTTGGAGGCCGAGGCCGCGGACCTCGGCGGCGAAGGCTCGCTTGTCGCAGGTGCGGGCGTACTGGAGGCCGACGAGGGTGTGGCCGTCGGGCAGTGCGGCGAAGGCGAGGTCGTGGTCGGCGAGGTCACTGCCTTGCCAGCCGTCTTTGAGGGTGAGGTTGACGCCTTCGCGGACGCGAGCGAGGGTGGCGAAGCCGGCGTCGTAGGGTTGGATGTGGTGGGCGGTGGTTTTGCGATAATTGGCGGAGCCGGCGGTGATGTTGTCGTCATCGCCGACGAATCGGATTCGGCCGGTGAGGTTGTATTGCCAATCGGACATGGCGCCGTCGTCGGGCGGCTGGCAGATGGCTTGCGTGCCGGAGTGGGCATGCCATGCGACGGAGGCGAATCGGGTGGGGCTGCGGTGGACGGCGTCGCCGTGCTCGGGCTCATGCCACGTGCCTGCGAGCGAGGCTTCGTAGCCGGGGTCGGCGAGTTCGCGCTGCGGCTGAGTCGGTTGGGTGAGCGGGGCGTAGGCGATGAGCTGGCTGAGTGCGCAGGCGCGGTCGGATTCGAGGCGGGTGTAGTAGTAGGGGCTGGCCTGGGCGAGGTGAGCGAGGCGTTTGCCGTAGAACGAGCCGTCGTCGTTGTCGTCGGCTTCGCGCTGTATGAGCTGGATCTGTGCGTCGAGCAGCGCGGCGGCGTAGGGCTCGTCGAAGCATTCGGCGGCGTAGAGCAGGGTGGGGACAAGGAATTCCTGGCAGTAGGCATAGCGGACGCGGCTGTCGCCGCCGATGCGGGCGAGTCGGCCGTCGGCGAAGACGAGCTTGCGGACGACCTGCCAGAGTTCGCGTTGTCGGTGGTGGAGGCTTTCGGGCGTGGGCTTGCCGAGCGTCTTGAAATCGAAGTGGAGCATGGCCGCGTTGGACTGGCAGATGACCATGTAGCCGACGTTGGAGTAGCCGTGGTGGTCGAGGGCGTAGTGGTCGAAGAAGCTTGCGCCGACGAAGCGGTCGCGGACGGGCTTGCCGGCGACGATGGTTTCGTTGTGCTCGTCGGCGGCGATGCTGACGCCGTTGATGAGAAACTGGTGGGCGCGCTCGCGGAAGGCGTCGGCGTCGGGCAGGTCGGGGTAAAGCTCGGCGACACGCCAGAGGAAGCAGCCGTTCCAGATGTTCGACTCCGGGTCGTTCATGCCGGTGTGAGCCCAGCGGTGGGCGCAGATGCCTTTGTGTTTGCCTCGGCCGTAGTCGTTCAGCAGGTAGTCGGCTTCGCTGAGCAGGACGCGGCGCCATGCGGCGCGGTCGGCGTCGGTGAGGTGCGGTTCGAGGGCGGGCATGACGTGCATCATGCGTTCGATGGCGAGGGCGGTGATCCAGGTCTGGCCCCATCGGTTGCCGTCGGTGAGGGTGACGTCGGGGTAGTCGCCGGGCTCGTTTTCGCTGGCTTTGTGGCTGGCGAGCGTGAAGCGAAAGGCGGCGAGGGCACGTTGGAGGGCACGGTCGCGTTTGATGTGTGCGGGGGTGTCGTCGGCGTTGGCGAGGGTGGCCATGGCGGCGACGTACTTGAGGTTGGTGTGGAGGCCCCAGTGGTTGTAGCCCGTGCCGTAGCAGCCGAGGTCGGGCTGGTCGGGGATGTCGTACCACCATTTTTCGCTGGCCTGTGCCCAGCGTGCGAGCAGGCGGAAGGCGGGTTCAAGGTTGAAGGCGGCGGTGCGATTGGCGTCGGCGTTGGACTGGGTCATGCGGAGAGCTCTGCGGAATCGAGCCAGAGGGTGACGGGCCCGTCGTTATGGATTTCCACGTCCATCATGGCGGCAAATCGGCCGGTTGCAACATGGCGGACGCCGAGGGCTTTGAGGCGTTCGGCGAAATAATCGACGAGCGGCTCGGCGTCGGCGGGGTCTGCGGCGTGGATGAAGCTGGGGCGTCGGCCTTTGCGGGCGTCACCAAAGAGGGTGAACTGTGAGACGACGAGGGCGTCGCCGACGACGTCGAGGAGGGAGCGGTCGAATCGGCCGCGGTCATCGGGGAACAGGCGGAGGTTGACGATTTTCTCGGCGAGGCGGTCGGCCTCGGCGCGGGTGTCGCCCTGGCCGACGCCGACGAGCAGGACGTAGCCTAGGCTGATCTGGCCGAGGGTGTCGCCGTCGACGGTGACCGACCCTTGGCTGACGCGTTGGAGCAGGACACGCATGGGGGAGGCTCGGGAGCGAGGTGACGGTTGGGGATGGAGCGCGCCCGTTGTGGGGGGGCGGGCGCGCTCCGCTGCGCTTCGCGGCTAAGTTGGCGTGCGTTCGTTCGTGTGCAAACTGTGGTTCCGGTCGCGTCGGCCGGGTCAGTTGGAGACGCGGCTGAGGTAGTCGCCCGCTTCGGTGTTGACGCGGATGACGTCGCCGATGTTGATGAAGGCGGGGACCTTGGTTTTCAGGCCGGTTTCGAGCGTGGCTTCTTTGAGCTGGTTGGTGACGGTCGCGCCTTTGATGCCCGGGGGCGTGTCGGTGACTTCAAGGTCGACGGCGGCGGGGAGGTCGACGCTGATGACGTTGCCGTTGTAGACCAGGCCGGTGATCTGGCTGTTGGGCTTGACGTAGAGGAGGCTGTCGCCGAGCACGTCGGTGGGGATGGTGTGCTGCTCGTAGGACTCGTTGTCCATGAACACGGCGCCGGTGGCGTCGGAGTAGAGGTACTCCATGTCGCGTTTGTCGAGGTTGATCTGGTCGACGTCTTCGCTGGAGCGGAAGCGTTTTTCGATGGTGCCGCCGGAGACGAGGTTTTTGAGCTTGACCTGGGCGTAGGCGGGGCCTTTGCCGGGCTTGACGTGGTCGTAGCTGGTGACGAGGAAGATCTGGCCGTCCATGTTGATGGCCATGCCGGGGCGTAGGTCCTGGGACTTCACGATAGCTGCTCCTGAGGGCGTTGTGGTGTTTCTTCGGATGGTGATGACGATTCAGCGAGCCGGGCATTATCGCGGAATCGGGGAGAATTATCAAAAATCAGATTGCCGCCCCTTGATCCGGGGGATGTGGCATGGAAAATCCCCGCGAGGCGTCGCAGTTCAAGAAGCTTGCGAGCCGTTGGGGTCGGGCGTTCAGGCGTGGGCGCATGATGCGGGGTAGATGCGGGACATGCTTAATAATGTTCGCCCGCTGACAAGGCGTGAACTGACGTTGCTGTTGCTGATCGTTTTCGCAGGCGTGGGCTTGCGTGCGGTGCATATGCCGCAGACCCGGTTGTGGGTCGACGAGGCGGAGTCGGCGATCAACGCGTTGACGATTCTCGAGCACGGCTACCCGGTCGATACGTATCAGGGCCTGCCGAAGTATGAGAACGTGCTGATTCGGCCGTGGGAGGATCATCCGGAGTACGAGTTTCGGGATGTGAGTTACTCCAGCCGGGGTGTGCCGGTGTATCACGCCTGGCTGCCGATGTATGCGATGGCGGGCAGTATGAAGGCGATGGGCGTTCGGCCGGACCCGGTGCACGAGACGCCGCGCGTGCTGCATTCGGCGGATGACATGCGATTGCGCACCGTCGCGGCGCGGCTGCCGGGGCTGGTGTTCTCGGCGGTGTTTTTGTTTTGCATGTTTCAGCTTGGCCGACGGATGGGCGGCGAGGCGGCGGGGTGGGCGGCGCTGGTGATCTGCGCGTTTGCCGCGACGAACGTTTATCTGGGTGTGCAGGCGAGGTACTACTCGGCGACGCTGGCGTTCACGGCGATGAGCCTGTTGTGCTTGTGGCTTGTTCTGCATCGTGGGCGCTGGCGTGATTTCGCACTGGCGGGGTTGGCGTTGAGTCTGCTGTTTCATACGCACATTCTCTCGGCGTTCATCGCGGCGGTGATGTTCGCGGTGACGTCGCCGTGGATGCTTCGACATGAACGTGTGCTGGCGAAGCTTGTGCTCTGCGGTGGGATGCTGACGGTCGCGGCGCTGCCTTGGATTGTGCTCACCGATTTTCTCGGCACGGCCACGGGGCTGCCGAGGGCACGGGAGTTGATGGACCTGCCGCGCGATCTGTTCGCGTTTCCGCTCGATCGGCCGTTGGTTTTTTCGGTGTTGATGTTCGGGCTGTTGGCGGCGGTGGCGAGTTGGTTGCTGCGTCATCGGCTGCCGTTGCGGTTTCTTGAGCCGTTTCATCGGAGCATGCCCGCGTACATGCTGTTGGCGGTGTGGAGCGTGACGGCGTATCTGGCGTTTACTTTGTTGATTCCCGCAGCAAGTTATTTCACGCAGCGACTGTCGTTGATGTTGCAGGTGCCGGTGTTCCTGTTGATGGCGATGGTTTTTGTGCACATGGCGGCGATGATCGTGCCGCGTTATGCGGGGTTGTTGGCGTGTGCGGGGCTGTTGCTGCTGTTGGCGACGACGGATCGCCTGGCGTTGCCGCATGAAGCATGGGGAAAGAATTCGGGGCCGATGGCGGCGCTGGTAAATCGGCTGAGCCTGGAGACGTTCGAGCCTGGCACGCGGATTTATTCGACGCCGAACAGTCACTTTGTTGTGGCGTATTACACGGGTTTGCCGGTGCAGAGCGTGGCGCCGGTGCGGCGGTCTTTTTTGAATGAGTATGACGGGCCGATCGTGCTCGTGGAGTTTACGGACGTGCCCCCGCGGCCGCGCGAGCGCGTGCTGGAACGCGATGCCGAGTCGGCAGGGCGTTCGCTTTCAAGCGACGAAATTGATCAGGCGATACGACAGATTCAGATTCATTTGATGCGCGATCAATGGGCGTCGCGGGTTGGCGAACTTGGCCCGCAGCTTGACCCGCCGCCTGAGTGGTTGAATGCCAGCGTGGAAGACGTGCGGCGACGGTGGGACCTGAACATTCGGCGCGACACGCGCCGGTATAGCCACGTGCTCGTGTTCCGCGGCTACACGGTTCGGCATTACCCGGACTGGTGGCAGACGTTTTTCTATCGGTTCGTCGAGCCGGAGCAGCGGATGGGGGAGAACGTCAACTATGCCGAGCGTATCCGTCACGGGCGTTCGATCATGATGCCGCACGTTGGATGCGTGCTGCATCTGGCTGACCAGCCTGTGCCCGAGGCCCGGCTCGCGGCGGACGACGTGAATGATGAATAACGAGTCGGTCGGCCGGATGCGTTTGCAGACAAGTTCGAAAACACCACGAAATGAAAATGGAGTTTTAACATGGTGGCGACGACAGTCACACGGAAGCAGACCGGTCAGCACGATACAGACGTCGACAACGAGCAGGGGAAAGACGCCGTGGAACTGTCGATTGTGATGCCTTGCCTGAACGAATCGCGGACGCTGCCGGTGTGCATCGGCAAGGCGCAGCGGTTCATGGCGGAGTATGGCGTGGTGGGCGAGATCGTCGTCGCGGACAACGGCAGTACGGACGGCTCGCAGAAGCTCGCGGCCGATCTGGGGGCGCGCGTGGTGCATGTGAAAGCGAAGGGCTACGGCGCGGCGCTGGCGGGGGGGATCGAAGCGGCGCGGGGGGAGTACGTCATCATGGGCGACAGCGATGACAGCTACGACTTTTCCGCGCTTGCGCCATTCGTGGGCGAGTTGCGGCAAGGGTATGACCTGGTGATGGGCAACCGCTTTGCCGGGGGTATTGCGGATCGAGCGATGCCGCCGATGCATCGCTACTTCGGCAACCCGGTGCTGAGCTTCATCGGCAGGCTGTTTTTCAAAAGTCGATGCGGTGATTTTTACTGCGGTCTGCGGGGGTTTCGCAAAGATGCTTACGAGCGGATGAAGCTTCAGTCGTCGGGGATGGAGTTTGCACTGGAGATGCTGGTTAAGGCGACGATGTTCGGCATGAAGGTGACGGAAGTGCCGACGACGCTTTCGCCTGACGGTCGAGGGCGCGAGCCGCACCT harbors:
- a CDS encoding PA0069 family radical SAM protein, translated to MDEAFEYCDGLPNGPVRGRGAGLNPGNRFEDVRLHVLGEHLDAVLVEHDAQRQVTTRVLRDQSRTLINYVDPAKSPDIGFRWTINPYRGCEHGCIYCYARPGHEYLGLSSGLDFETTILAKLDAPALLERELDKATWQGEPIVMAGVTDVYQPIEAKLRLTRGLLEVMARCRQPVSLITKNKLILRDLDLLMELAKHDAVHAAVSLTTLDATLAQRMEPRASHPRDRLEAIRQLSAAGVPVTVMAAPIIPGLNDRELPALLKAAAEAGATSAGYVLLRLPYQIKALFLDWLARHYPQRAGKVESFIRQARGGELYEATHGKRMRGEGAMAEQIGDVFRLFRRRYGLTGQRHALSSDAFVRPNRDGQMSLF
- a CDS encoding glycosyltransferase codes for the protein MSTPRISVIIPCRDEVVGLERTLCSVIDQGYENIELLVADGGSVDGSVELIAEYAEHIAWWHSGPDTGPADGVNLAMRHATGEIVGILHAGDLYLPGALEAVIERMVGESRSDWVVGHGVRTDGQDGEQGRYDAVAPASPVSFLMHDTGQLPTSAVFYRKSLLERHGPFDVRFRFAWSYEMHARLIIANRRPTVVGRLLVAHREDDRDNDSINRTLRQGIEYIEVAERFGEHLPIKQQYALWRNTDERRRIYALAEAEMKSGLARRQLWQRLLRRPWWLASPSYRRMLLHGTDSRDDKGHDHDQTRHAA
- a CDS encoding secondary thiamine-phosphate synthase enzyme YjbQ, which codes for MRSYSVKTHQRDEMLDVTDHVREAVRDAGVRDGQALAYVPHTTAGITINENADPDVVHDMLAQLDKMVPWSQPFYRHGEGNSASHVKASMMGSSVTVLVRDGELVLGTWQGIWFCEFDGPRTRKLHVAVHNTN
- the hflX gene encoding GTPase HflX, with translation MPTQINREQLSVQRERAILAAGLLPDDGRDPQDPLGELRSLADTAGAVVVDELMQKRQKPNASTFVGKGKVEALRDMASALKADVIIFDNDLSPSQIGNIEKIVERKVLDRSELILDIFAARARTHEAKLQVELAQLEYTYPRLRAMWTHLERIVGGAPAGIGTRGPGEQQLEIDRRIVQRKKSELKKEITQIQGRKEREVAARNLDYFTVGLVGYTNAGKSTLFNTLTEGEAYADDKLFATLSTRTRKWNLGGGDTAMLSDTVGFVRDLPHHLVASFRATLEEAVHSDLLLVVLDVAHPRAKQQLETVMEVLDEIGADAQPRLLVLNKIDAIEHASDIDAFQSEHHDSIAISAKTGRGLDQLVERVREAVRGQLDQLDITMHTGDGKAINFLENRASVINRRYEGDDVTMSVRIGARQLDQLRAMGTTARLAGAPQNAGLPGDGPTRGWGR
- a CDS encoding peptidylprolyl isomerase yields the protein MPDYPRVKLETSEGTLLLELWNDVAPGHADNFLKLVDDGFYDDLTFHRIIPGFVIQGGCPRGDGTGGPGWTVNAEFNDRKHEKGVLSMARTADPDSAGSQFFVCLGREHCQHLDNQYTAFGKVVEGLDIVDKLGQTPLADAQAGRPQNPPRIIKATRA